The sequence AGGCCAAGCGCCGACATCTGATGTGGGCAAGCTGCTGCAAGAGTTCGTGCGCACCATGGCCTTTGAAACATCGATGAAGATGATGGACGCCGCAGACCAAGAGGATGCCGAACCCATATCACCCAAAGCCCTTGGGCAACTGGCGCTGGTCGTGCAACGGATTGAAGCCGCAGCCATGTCGAGTATTAAGGTTGAAAAAGAAATCCGCAGTGCCTTTGCAGCCGAGGCCGCAACTAAGGTTGAGCAGATTGTAAAACAGGCGGGGATCTCAGCTGAAACCGCTATTGATATTAAAAACCAAATCTTGGGGATTGCGTAATGTTTAAACCAACAACAATTGAATTTTTTAAGTACCAACATTTACCAGCTCATTTGCAAGCGGTAAGTAAACCTTTTGCTGAGCTTGCTGAGACCTTAGCTAATGAGTTGCCAGAAAATGAAGAAAGCCAAATGGCTATGAGAAAGTTGCTTGAAGCTAAAGATTGTGCTGTTCGTGCATTGTTGGTGAGGTAGTTATGAACTACGAGTTCCGCGAACAAGATGTACTGCTGCCCTATCAAAAGCGTTGGATTGCTGATGAATCGCCGCTCAAGATCGCTGAAAAAAGCCGACGTACAGGTATCACTTGGGCAGAGGCTGCGGACGCTGCATTAACAGCATCTAAGTCTAAAGCTGCTGGCGGGACTCACCATTTTTATGTTGGCTCTAATAAAGAAATGGCGCGGGAGTTTATTGATGCTGTGGCCATGTGGGCCAAGGCATTTAACTATGCTGCCCAAGATGTGCAAGAAGAAGTGTTTCTTGATGAAGATGGCAACAAAGAGATCCTAACTTTTGTTGTGTACTTTGCCTCGGGCTTTAAGGTGCAAGCGCTATCCAGTAACCCGTCAAACTTACGGGGTATGCAGGGTAATGTGACCATCGACGAAGCCGCATTCCACGAGCGCTTAGCCGAAGTACTTAAAGCCGCATTAGCGTTAACCATGTGGGGCGCAAAGGTGCGCTTAATCTCAACCCATAACGGCGTTGAGAACCTATTTAATCAGCTGGTTAATGATTCCCGTGCAGGTAAAAAGCGTTACTCGATCCATACCATCACCCTTGATGATGCCTGCCGTGACGGCTTATATAAGCGCATTTGCCAAGTCAAGGGTAAGACATGGACACAAGCAGAAGAAGACCAATGGAAAGCAGGCTTACTTAAAGATACCGCTACCGAAGAAGACGCATTAGAGGAATATTACTGCGTACCCAAAAGCGGCGGTGGGGCCTATATCCCACGCGGCCTACGTGAACGAGCAGCTGTGCTTAATGTGCCAGTGCTACGTTTTAATGGCTCTACCACATTTAATCAGGCGAGCGAATTTGCGCGAATTGGTGAGATGCAAGAATGGCTAGAGCGTGAAGTTGCCCCAGTACTTTCAGAGCTACCCACTAACTTGCGCCATGCGCTTGGGGAAGACTTTGCCCGCAGTGGTGACTTAACGGTTTATGCGCCCATAACAGTGCATGACAATACCACTCGTGCGGTACCGTTTTTAGTTGAACTTAAAAACGTACCGTTTAAGCAGCAAGAGCAAGCGCTGTATTACATTTGCGATCGCTTGCCTAGGCGTGATGGTATCTACCTCGATGCGCGGGGTAACGGCCAGTACTTAGCCGAGCAAGCCCATTATAAATATGGCGCTGAGGTAGTGGAGGTCATGCTGTCGGTGGCGTTCTACCGCGAGAACATGCCGCGCTTTAAAGCCGCCTTTGAAGATAATGAGTTGCTGCTACCCAAGCATGAGGACGTGATTACCGACCTTGGGCAAATTCAACTTTATCGCGGTGTGCCGAGTATCGATGATAGCCGCACCACTGGCAGCGATGGCAATAAGCGCCACGGTGATAGCGCGGTGGCGATCTTCTTAGCCTTTTTGGCATCTAAAGCCGATATCACCCGCTACGAACTGCACACGATTAAAGCTGATGTTGACGAAAACCATTGCCGCTTTTTTGGTACCGCCGCCGAGAACAACCGTTTTGATGATATGGCCACGCACGATATGCGCGGCAAAGGGATAAGACTATGAGCGCCATTATTGACCCATCAACAGGCAAGCCATTTAAAGCCGATAAGCAGATCATGGGTGAGGATATTGCCCGCGCTTATACCACGGGCATTCGTAACCCACGGCCTACAAGCGTGGCATCTACAATCACGCCACAGCGTTTGGCGGGTGTGCTGCGCTCAGTTATAGATGGTAACGATCCTGAAGCCTATATGACGCTGGCAGAGGAAATTGAAGAGCGCGACTTACACTATGCCGCCCAGCTGCGCACCCGCAAGTTTGCCGTGGCGGCAATAACGCCAACGGTTGAAGCGGCCAGTGATGATGCCATCGATGTACTGATGGCAGAACGCGCCCGCGAGATCATCAACGATGACCAAATCCCTGAGCTTTTTTTCGACTTGCTTGATGGCCTAGGCAAAGGCTTAGCCGTGGTGCAAATCCTGTGGGATACCAAATCAACCCCATGGAAACCGCAAGACTACAAATGGGTAGACCCGCGCTACCTACGCCAAGACCAACAAACGCTTGAACAGATTTTATTAATCAGTGAAGACGCACCAATGGGCGCGGAGCTTGAGCCTTATAAATTTATCATTCATACGCCCCGTTCAAAGTCTGGCAGCGTATGGCGCAATGGTTTAGCGCGGCTTGTGGCAGTGATGTATATGCTTAAGTCATTTACGGTTCGCGATTGGTGGGCCTTTGCCGAAGTGTTTGGCGTGCCGGTGCGTGTAGGTAAGTATGGCGCCAATGCCAGCGAATCAGATATCAGCACTTTGATTAATGCGATTGGCCGAATCGCCAGTGATGCCGGAGCGGTAATCCCCGAGTCGATGAAACTGGAACTGATCGAAACTGCCAAGGGCAATGGCGGCGATACCCTATTTGAAAATATGGCCCGTTGGTGCGATGAGCAAATCAGTAAGGCGGTCCTTGGCCAAACCATGACCGCCGATAACGGCAGCTCACAATCGCAAGCTACAGTTCACAATGAAGTGCGGATCGATATTGCTAAGTGGGATGCGCGCCAGCTTGAAGCCTCAATCAACGAGTACTTGATTAAGCCCTATATCATCCTGAACTGGGGCGAGCAGCTGCGCTATCCCAAGGTACGAATTAAGGTACCAGAGCCAGAAGATCTACAGCTGCTGGTTAATAGTCTGACTCCATTAATTGACCGTGGGCTTAAAGTTAGCGCCTCAGAAATGGCAGATAAGCTTGGCTTGGGTACCGTTGATGCTGATGAAGATATTTTGCTACCGTTCCAAACCGTTGGTATTCAGGCTATGCCCACCGCATTAAACCGCGCCAACAGCCAAACGATTGCCATTAACCAAGTGCGCAATACGGCAGAACGCGAGATTGATAATCTGGCCAACGAGGCGATGGGCGAATGGGAGCAAGTGGCCGAAGAGTTTATGAACCCGATTATTGACCTTGCCAACAAGTCAGCTAGCTATGACGAGTTCGCCGCAGGTTTACCAGCGTTGCAACAGCAGCTGGGCGCGGAACAGTTTATTGCGCAAATGGCGCAATATATGTTTCAGCTACGTGGCCTAGGAGATGCGCAAGATGGCTGATCCATTAGTCCCCAAGGAGGCGCTTGAATGGTTTAAAAGTAAAGGCATTAAGCCTGGCTTCGACTACCGCGATGTATGGAAGGAAGAACAAGCCAATGCGTTTACCGTGGCCAAGATGCTAAATGCCGATTTACTGGTTGAGGTTAAGCAGCTGGTTGAAGATGCCATTGGCCAAGGCCAAACCTTTGAGCAGTTCCGCGATATCCTTAAACCGCTGCTCGTTAAGTCGGGTTGGTGGGGCGTGCAGACCATGCAAGATCCATTAACCGACGAAACCAAGCTAGTGCAACTTGGTAGCGAAGGCC comes from Shewanella oneidensis MR-1 and encodes:
- a CDS encoding DUF3486 family protein; protein product: MQVSSTRKSKVNLLPQEIRDQLHALLRSGTMHQKDILEAVNQMIDEAGLGEDAKLSRTGFNRFAKKFEQVGERIRQSREVAEVWTAKLGQAPTSDVGKLLQEFVRTMAFETSMKMMDAADQEDAEPISPKALGQLALVVQRIEAAAMSSIKVEKEIRSAFAAEAATKVEQIVKQAGISAETAIDIKNQILGIA
- a CDS encoding terminase family protein, which gives rise to MNYEFREQDVLLPYQKRWIADESPLKIAEKSRRTGITWAEAADAALTASKSKAAGGTHHFYVGSNKEMAREFIDAVAMWAKAFNYAAQDVQEEVFLDEDGNKEILTFVVYFASGFKVQALSSNPSNLRGMQGNVTIDEAAFHERLAEVLKAALALTMWGAKVRLISTHNGVENLFNQLVNDSRAGKKRYSIHTITLDDACRDGLYKRICQVKGKTWTQAEEDQWKAGLLKDTATEEDALEEYYCVPKSGGGAYIPRGLRERAAVLNVPVLRFNGSTTFNQASEFARIGEMQEWLEREVAPVLSELPTNLRHALGEDFARSGDLTVYAPITVHDNTTRAVPFLVELKNVPFKQQEQALYYICDRLPRRDGIYLDARGNGQYLAEQAHYKYGAEVVEVMLSVAFYRENMPRFKAAFEDNELLLPKHEDVITDLGQIQLYRGVPSIDDSRTTGSDGNKRHGDSAVAIFLAFLASKADITRYELHTIKADVDENHCRFFGTAAENNRFDDMATHDMRGKGIRL
- a CDS encoding DUF935 domain-containing protein, whose product is MSAIIDPSTGKPFKADKQIMGEDIARAYTTGIRNPRPTSVASTITPQRLAGVLRSVIDGNDPEAYMTLAEEIEERDLHYAAQLRTRKFAVAAITPTVEAASDDAIDVLMAERAREIINDDQIPELFFDLLDGLGKGLAVVQILWDTKSTPWKPQDYKWVDPRYLRQDQQTLEQILLISEDAPMGAELEPYKFIIHTPRSKSGSVWRNGLARLVAVMYMLKSFTVRDWWAFAEVFGVPVRVGKYGANASESDISTLINAIGRIASDAGAVIPESMKLELIETAKGNGGDTLFENMARWCDEQISKAVLGQTMTADNGSSQSQATVHNEVRIDIAKWDARQLEASINEYLIKPYIILNWGEQLRYPKVRIKVPEPEDLQLLVNSLTPLIDRGLKVSASEMADKLGLGTVDADEDILLPFQTVGIQAMPTALNRANSQTIAINQVRNTAEREIDNLANEAMGEWEQVAEEFMNPIIDLANKSASYDEFAAGLPALQQQLGAEQFIAQMAQYMFQLRGLGDAQDG